A single region of the Halorubrum depositum genome encodes:
- a CDS encoding haloacid dehalogenase type II, which produces MDFDSVSTVTVDSYSTLVDIGSQEAVLEAHVDGLDDAESVSQLWRAQYLQYSMIANDIDAYQPFWELIGQGLRYALEANGYDVPKATRDEIRRTVYEDELSIFDDVEDGIRRITDLGYEVYIVSNGSPEMLEHLVAAAGLGDVVTDAISADEVETYKPEAGIYEHAAERTDTPIGEILHASGGGMRDVWGAKHAGMSAAWVSRPGKTLPTEELGPDPDVVIEGFHDLADRLE; this is translated from the coding sequence ATGGACTTCGACTCCGTCTCGACGGTGACCGTCGATTCGTACAGCACGCTCGTGGACATCGGTTCGCAGGAGGCGGTGCTCGAAGCGCACGTCGACGGCCTCGACGACGCCGAGAGCGTCTCGCAGCTGTGGCGCGCGCAGTACCTCCAGTACTCGATGATCGCGAACGACATCGACGCCTACCAGCCGTTCTGGGAGCTCATCGGGCAGGGCCTCCGATACGCGCTCGAAGCGAACGGGTACGACGTGCCGAAGGCGACCCGCGACGAGATCCGGCGCACCGTCTACGAGGACGAGCTGTCGATCTTCGACGACGTCGAGGACGGGATCCGCCGGATCACCGACCTGGGGTACGAGGTGTACATCGTCTCGAACGGCTCGCCGGAGATGCTGGAGCACCTGGTCGCGGCGGCGGGCCTCGGCGACGTCGTGACGGACGCGATCAGCGCCGACGAGGTCGAGACGTACAAGCCCGAGGCGGGGATCTACGAGCACGCGGCGGAGCGGACCGACACGCCGATCGGCGAGATACTGCACGCCTCCGGCGGTGGGATGCGGGACGTCTGGGGCGCGAAACACGCCGGCATGTCGGCCGCGTGGGTCTCCCGCCCCGGGAAGACGCTCCCGACGGAGGAGCTGGGCCCTGACCCTGACGTCGTCATCGAGGGGTTCCACGACCTCGCGGACCGGCTGGAGTGA
- a CDS encoding DUF7384 family protein, whose product MTFADLFERAAAHDATEDEVRVALADRRSGSENEGASDDDAESDADPSPVDREPSPARVVVDADVLAADLLVGGAAREALDALRAHSWTTLVASDALLDDAEAVIAALADAGLAADWRDAVEAWREPVAHPAGDHPALASAYRGTAMQVVSLDPSLTGARAAAGLRDRLPVSVREPRAFAAVFSAEKLYPEAVGGEYPGPDRDPRSMAPVGAGEDQHR is encoded by the coding sequence ATGACCTTCGCCGACCTGTTCGAGCGGGCCGCCGCGCACGACGCGACCGAGGACGAGGTTCGCGTCGCGCTCGCGGATCGCCGATCGGGCTCCGAGAACGAGGGTGCGTCCGACGACGACGCCGAGAGCGACGCCGATCCCTCCCCCGTCGACCGCGAGCCGAGCCCCGCCCGCGTCGTGGTCGACGCCGACGTCCTCGCGGCGGACCTCCTCGTCGGCGGCGCTGCCCGCGAGGCGCTCGACGCGCTACGCGCGCACTCGTGGACGACGCTCGTCGCCAGCGACGCCCTCCTCGACGACGCCGAGGCGGTGATCGCCGCGCTCGCGGACGCCGGCCTCGCGGCCGACTGGCGCGACGCGGTCGAGGCGTGGCGCGAGCCGGTGGCGCACCCGGCGGGCGACCACCCGGCGCTGGCCTCGGCGTACCGCGGCACCGCGATGCAGGTGGTGAGCCTCGACCCGTCGCTCACGGGGGCGAGAGCCGCCGCCGGGCTCCGCGACCGACTTCCGGTGAGCGTCCGGGAGCCGCGGGCGTTCGCGGCCGTCTTCTCGGCCGAGAAGCTCTACCCCGAGGCCGTCGGCGGCGAGTATCCGGGTCCCGACCGCGATCCGCGATCGATGGCCCCGGTCGGCGCCGGCGAGGACCAGCACCGATAA
- a CDS encoding HhH-GPD family protein produces the protein MTDSDAIAGEGGGTEGLAEGDAPELPADLGAVREALVEWYEADHRDFPWRRTEDPYEVLVSEVMSQQTQLDRVVPAWEDFLDEWPTTADLAAADRGDVVSFWSDHSLGYNNRAKYLHEAAGQVEDDYGGEFPESPDELQELMGVGPYTANAVASFAFNNGDAVVDTNVKRVLHRAFAVPDDDAAFARVASLVMPDGESRVWNNAIMELGGVACGTTPRCDEAGCPWRGRCHAYETGDFTAPDVPEQPSFEGSRRQFRGRVVRTLGEYDELPLDELGPRVRVDYAPDGEHGREWLRGLVDDLDDDGLVDVDEGADGPVVCLRD, from the coding sequence ATGACCGATTCGGACGCGATCGCGGGCGAGGGGGGCGGCACGGAGGGGCTCGCCGAGGGCGACGCCCCCGAACTGCCGGCCGACCTCGGCGCGGTCCGCGAGGCGCTCGTGGAGTGGTACGAGGCCGACCACCGCGACTTCCCGTGGCGGCGCACCGAGGACCCCTACGAGGTCCTCGTCAGCGAGGTGATGAGCCAGCAGACGCAGCTCGATCGCGTGGTGCCCGCGTGGGAGGACTTCCTCGACGAGTGGCCGACGACGGCCGACCTCGCCGCCGCCGACCGCGGCGACGTGGTCTCGTTCTGGTCCGACCACTCGCTCGGCTACAACAACCGCGCGAAGTACCTCCACGAGGCCGCCGGACAGGTCGAGGACGACTACGGCGGCGAGTTCCCGGAGTCCCCCGACGAGCTGCAGGAGCTGATGGGCGTCGGCCCGTACACCGCGAACGCGGTGGCGTCGTTCGCGTTCAACAACGGCGACGCGGTCGTCGACACCAACGTGAAGCGCGTGCTCCACCGCGCGTTCGCGGTCCCCGACGACGACGCGGCGTTCGCGCGAGTCGCCTCCCTGGTCATGCCCGACGGCGAGTCCCGCGTCTGGAACAACGCGATCATGGAGCTCGGCGGCGTCGCCTGCGGGACGACCCCCCGCTGCGACGAGGCGGGCTGCCCGTGGCGCGGCCGGTGTCACGCGTACGAAACCGGCGACTTCACCGCGCCCGACGTGCCCGAGCAGCCGAGCTTCGAGGGGAGCCGCCGGCAGTTTCGCGGGCGTGTCGTCCGGACGCTCGGCGAGTACGACGAGCTGCCGTTGGACGAACTCGGTCCCCGAGTCCGGGTCGACTACGCGCCCGACGGCGAGCACGGGCGCGAGTGGCTCCGCGGGCTCGTCGACGACCTCGACGACGACGGGCTGGTCGACGTCGACGAGGGGGCCGACGGGCCGGTCGTTTGTCTCAGGGACTGA
- a CDS encoding DUF5778 family protein: MSETVDSDLYARTKALLEPGDIELLGCIVHTTLGGQEDLEMHELTVAANDVIAEHAGKGEAYIEAGNDDTSFSSNQFQGLTLDGEEFVWECQQLLRDGTFDLVFYYEAGVDQAVLADDLAALDDVERVTQVP; the protein is encoded by the coding sequence ATGAGCGAGACCGTCGATTCCGACCTCTACGCGCGGACGAAGGCCCTGCTGGAGCCGGGCGACATCGAACTCCTGGGCTGTATCGTCCACACGACGCTCGGCGGGCAGGAGGACCTCGAGATGCACGAGCTCACGGTCGCCGCCAACGACGTCATCGCCGAGCACGCCGGCAAGGGCGAGGCGTACATCGAGGCCGGCAACGACGACACGAGCTTCTCGTCGAACCAGTTCCAGGGGCTCACCCTCGACGGCGAGGAGTTCGTCTGGGAGTGCCAGCAGCTCCTCCGGGACGGCACCTTCGACCTGGTGTTCTACTACGAGGCCGGCGTCGACCAGGCGGTGCTCGCCGACGACCTCGCCGCGCTCGACGACGTCGAGCGCGTGACGCAGGTGCCCTGA
- a CDS encoding CocE/NonD family hydrolase, whose translation MSDTVLVPGGRDVRASLDTAAGDGDTAGLDRDGDARADAVVVACPPHPQQRGHRGDERLRAVSDALTDRGVDCLRFDYGDWDEGYGESTDADNAVAWAAERYERVGLFGFSFGGTVALVTAASRPSLAGVCALAPTARLNPDVDAVAALDDLVDLGVPARILYATRDSTADWEPVVERAEELGIETRAFDSDHFFVGRAGDVGADAASFFAPRPGRSV comes from the coding sequence GTGAGCGATACCGTCCTCGTCCCCGGCGGCCGCGACGTGCGCGCGAGCCTCGACACCGCCGCGGGCGACGGCGACACGGCCGGTTTGGACCGGGACGGCGACGCCCGCGCCGACGCGGTCGTCGTCGCCTGCCCGCCCCACCCCCAGCAGCGGGGCCACCGCGGCGACGAGCGACTGCGGGCGGTGAGCGACGCGCTGACCGACCGCGGGGTCGACTGCCTCCGCTTCGACTACGGCGACTGGGACGAGGGGTACGGCGAGAGCACGGACGCCGACAACGCGGTCGCGTGGGCCGCCGAGCGCTACGAGCGCGTCGGGCTGTTCGGCTTCTCATTCGGGGGAACGGTCGCGCTCGTGACGGCCGCCTCGCGCCCCAGTCTCGCCGGCGTCTGCGCGCTCGCACCCACGGCCCGGCTGAACCCCGACGTCGACGCGGTCGCGGCGCTCGACGACCTCGTCGATCTCGGCGTGCCGGCGCGGATCCTGTACGCGACCCGCGACTCGACGGCCGACTGGGAGCCCGTCGTGGAGCGGGCCGAGGAGCTGGGAATCGAGACGAGAGCGTTCGACTCCGACCACTTCTTCGTGGGGCGTGCCGGTGACGTGGGAGCGGACGCGGCGAGCTTTTTCGCGCCGCGTCCGGGCAGAAGCGTATAA
- a CDS encoding class I SAM-dependent methyltransferase gives MVSPLNTLKGRIAGLVPARAYPVLKGARASVFYDPDRVKAPHGRDSVPETLSTEHVRDAEVVPSREEMLEAFPQGGRVAELGTDEGDFSEQILSITDPDELYLIDVWESTEFSDRSVEEVKTRYAEQIADGTVEVLPERPDVALERFEDGSLDWAYIDTTHTYEQTLNELRICREKVKSDGVIAGHDYCLGDVPEGRRYGVIAAVHEFCAESEMELTYLSLETHGHSSFAIERLDS, from the coding sequence GTGGTCTCTCCCCTCAATACGTTGAAAGGCCGGATCGCAGGGCTCGTCCCGGCGCGAGCGTATCCCGTACTGAAGGGCGCACGCGCGTCGGTCTTCTACGACCCGGATCGGGTCAAGGCCCCTCACGGAAGGGACTCCGTCCCGGAGACCCTCTCGACGGAACACGTCAGAGACGCCGAGGTCGTCCCGTCTCGAGAGGAGATGCTGGAAGCGTTCCCGCAGGGCGGACGCGTCGCGGAGTTGGGGACGGACGAGGGGGATTTCTCCGAGCAGATCCTCTCGATAACGGACCCCGACGAACTGTACTTGATCGACGTCTGGGAGTCGACGGAGTTCAGCGACCGGAGCGTCGAGGAGGTGAAAACCAGGTACGCGGAGCAGATCGCGGACGGAACCGTGGAAGTCCTGCCGGAGCGACCGGACGTCGCCCTCGAACGCTTCGAAGACGGGTCCCTCGACTGGGCGTACATCGACACCACCCACACGTACGAGCAAACGCTGAACGAGCTGCGGATCTGCAGAGAGAAAGTGAAATCCGACGGCGTCATCGCCGGACACGATTACTGCCTCGGTGACGTCCCCGAGGGGCGGCGGTACGGCGTCATCGCCGCGGTTCACGAGTTCTGCGCGGAGTCTGAGATGGAGTTGACGTACCTGTCGCTCGAAACCCACGGCCACAGCAGCTTCGCGATAGAGCGGCTCGACTCGTAG
- a CDS encoding transcription factor S — translation MQFCDDCGSMMVSVDGEMVCQNDDCGGTAERDEALAADFESTTEQTGDEVIETEEGANFEGKPTATDVVCDECGHGEAWYTIKQTGAADEPPTRFFKCKECGRRWRGYN, via the coding sequence ATGCAGTTCTGTGACGACTGCGGCTCGATGATGGTCTCCGTCGACGGGGAGATGGTGTGTCAGAACGACGACTGCGGCGGCACCGCCGAGCGCGACGAGGCGCTCGCGGCCGACTTCGAGTCGACCACGGAACAGACCGGCGACGAGGTGATCGAGACGGAGGAGGGCGCGAACTTCGAGGGGAAGCCGACCGCGACCGACGTCGTCTGCGACGAGTGCGGCCACGGCGAGGCGTGGTACACGATCAAACAGACCGGGGCCGCCGACGAGCCGCCGACGCGCTTTTTCAAGTGCAAGGAGTGCGGACGTCGCTGGCGCGGCTACAACTGA
- a CDS encoding putative sulfate/molybdate transporter produces the protein MGIVGAARRRGIEFGPGALTGAIGDSITVIPLVVALALLTDVSLPHALVGFGVFQVVWGVRYGLPVSVEPMKALAALAIAGALTYAELALAGLILGVLLLAIGLSGTLARVERWIGEPVIRGVQFAVGLILLQTGVDLALGDPVLAAVGVGIAALAALAGHRKASALAVAVAGVAIAVATAGVPAPQWPGSPPTPSLSAFSAAVTRRTADGVVAQLAMTIGNAALATSLLFADLFDAEVTPDELSASMGATNLLAVPLGGIPMCHGCDGVAGKHAFGARTGGANVVLGAGYLLAVPFATPALLGAFPVAMLGALLAIVAVSLARNALDSENVALSVAIGLVALATNLGVAFLLGIVAHLAWERVGSTDDGL, from the coding sequence GTGGGAATCGTCGGAGCGGCGCGACGGCGCGGGATCGAGTTCGGTCCGGGAGCGCTCACCGGAGCGATAGGGGATTCGATTACGGTCATCCCGCTCGTGGTCGCGCTGGCGCTGTTGACCGACGTGTCGCTGCCGCACGCGCTCGTCGGCTTCGGCGTCTTCCAAGTCGTCTGGGGGGTCCGGTACGGGCTCCCCGTGTCGGTCGAGCCGATGAAGGCGCTGGCGGCGCTGGCGATCGCGGGCGCGCTGACGTACGCCGAGCTCGCGCTCGCGGGGCTGATCCTCGGGGTCCTCCTCCTCGCGATCGGGCTCTCCGGGACGCTCGCGCGGGTGGAGCGCTGGATCGGCGAACCGGTGATCCGCGGGGTGCAGTTCGCGGTCGGGCTGATCCTGCTGCAGACCGGCGTCGACCTCGCGCTCGGCGACCCGGTCCTCGCGGCGGTCGGCGTGGGAATCGCCGCGCTCGCGGCGCTCGCCGGGCACCGGAAGGCGAGCGCGCTCGCGGTGGCGGTCGCGGGCGTCGCGATCGCGGTCGCCACCGCGGGCGTCCCGGCACCGCAGTGGCCCGGGTCGCCGCCGACGCCGTCCCTCTCGGCGTTCTCCGCGGCGGTCACCCGGCGGACGGCCGACGGCGTGGTCGCGCAGCTCGCGATGACGATCGGGAACGCCGCGCTGGCGACCTCCCTCCTCTTCGCCGACCTGTTCGACGCCGAGGTGACGCCGGACGAGCTGTCGGCGAGCATGGGCGCGACGAACCTGCTCGCGGTGCCGCTCGGCGGGATCCCGATGTGTCACGGCTGCGACGGGGTCGCCGGCAAGCACGCGTTCGGCGCGCGCACCGGCGGCGCCAACGTCGTCCTCGGTGCCGGCTACCTCCTCGCCGTCCCCTTCGCGACGCCCGCACTCCTCGGCGCGTTCCCGGTGGCAATGCTCGGCGCGCTGCTCGCGATCGTCGCCGTCTCGCTCGCGCGCAACGCCCTCGACTCCGAGAACGTCGCGCTCTCGGTCGCGATCGGGCTCGTCGCGCTGGCGACGAACCTCGGCGTCGCGTTCCTGCTCGGGATCGTCGCGCACCTCGCGTGGGAGCGGGTCGGGAGCACCGACGATGGTTTATAA
- a CDS encoding RAD55 family ATPase, whose amino-acid sequence MTSVPFGVARLDSILGGGAPPGNVVLLAGESGAGAREFLYTSAAMNALGRADAELFDLYYGDLPDDAALPDDVHYLSFTADTDALTREMGYTMADEIVDAAIDEIAFRDLSPEYFQLSPVPRDWYEAETASITELGDRGEYEDVLTAFGDYLSANADGSLVCIDSVTDLVSMVDEDTEWSDVAMVMKGLKKAAYRWGGLILVLVNTDSISDREFGALMDAAGGTLQFTWESGGSQRARTMFVREFRGVLSRLEAENIVRFETEIHEGGFDISDVRKIR is encoded by the coding sequence ATGACGAGCGTTCCGTTCGGCGTCGCCCGCCTCGATTCGATCCTCGGCGGCGGCGCGCCGCCGGGCAACGTCGTGCTGCTCGCCGGCGAGTCCGGGGCGGGCGCGCGCGAGTTCCTGTACACCAGCGCGGCGATGAACGCCCTCGGGCGCGCCGACGCGGAGCTGTTCGACCTCTACTACGGCGACCTCCCGGACGACGCCGCGCTCCCGGACGACGTCCACTACCTCTCGTTCACCGCCGACACCGACGCCCTCACCCGCGAGATGGGGTACACGATGGCCGACGAGATCGTCGACGCGGCGATCGACGAGATCGCCTTCCGCGACCTCTCGCCGGAGTACTTCCAGCTGAGTCCGGTCCCCCGCGACTGGTACGAGGCGGAGACCGCGTCGATCACGGAGCTCGGCGACCGCGGCGAGTACGAGGACGTGCTCACGGCGTTCGGCGACTACCTCTCCGCGAACGCCGACGGGAGCTTAGTCTGCATCGACTCCGTCACCGACCTCGTCTCGATGGTCGACGAGGACACGGAGTGGAGCGACGTGGCGATGGTGATGAAGGGGCTCAAGAAGGCCGCCTACCGGTGGGGCGGACTCATCCTCGTGTTGGTGAACACCGACTCCATCTCCGACCGGGAGTTCGGCGCCCTGATGGACGCCGCGGGCGGAACCCTCCAGTTCACCTGGGAGAGCGGCGGCTCCCAGCGCGCCCGGACGATGTTCGTCCGCGAGTTCCGCGGCGTCCTCTCCCGGCTGGAGGCGGAGAACATCGTCCGGTTCGAGACGGAGATCCACGAGGGCGGCTTCGACATCAGCGACGTGCGGAAGATCCGGTGA
- a CDS encoding beta-ribofuranosylaminobenzene 5'-phosphate synthase family protein — MARASAGARLHFGFCNLSLSHERLYGALGVGLREPRVVVDAEPADRVTVETADGDESTDPAVRDDVLRYARTAVDLLGVGGARVTLRESLPRHAGLGSGTQLAAATLAAAAVAHGEEPRVRERAPALGRGGRSGVGVATFEAGGFVLDAGHPTARFTTDRPADGEWTVPPVAARHDVPDDWRFLLVRPDVAPGRNGDAEDEAMRTAVERADPGLADRIGGIVTRRVLPAVATGNAERFGAAVAEIGRLNGAWYADEQGGVYRPPVGDVVASLSGSAAVFGAGQSSWGPTVYGVTDAANADAAAAAGERALAEAGVGGSVAVARAAEGGARVTE, encoded by the coding sequence ATGGCACGCGCGAGCGCCGGCGCCCGGCTCCACTTCGGCTTCTGTAACCTCAGCCTCTCGCACGAGCGGCTGTACGGGGCCCTCGGCGTCGGCCTCCGCGAGCCGCGGGTCGTCGTCGACGCCGAGCCCGCCGACCGGGTGACGGTCGAGACGGCCGACGGCGACGAATCCACCGACCCCGCCGTCCGCGACGACGTCCTCCGGTACGCCCGCACGGCCGTCGACCTGCTCGGCGTCGGCGGCGCCCGCGTCACGCTCCGCGAGTCGCTCCCGCGCCACGCCGGGCTCGGGAGCGGGACCCAGCTGGCCGCGGCGACGCTCGCGGCCGCCGCGGTCGCTCACGGCGAGGAGCCCCGCGTCCGCGAGCGCGCCCCGGCGCTCGGCCGCGGGGGACGCTCCGGCGTCGGCGTCGCGACGTTCGAGGCGGGCGGGTTCGTCCTCGACGCCGGCCACCCGACCGCCCGGTTCACGACCGACCGCCCCGCGGACGGCGAGTGGACCGTCCCGCCGGTGGCGGCCCGCCACGACGTCCCCGACGACTGGCGCTTCCTGCTCGTGCGCCCGGACGTCGCCCCGGGCCGGAACGGGGACGCGGAGGACGAGGCGATGCGGACCGCGGTCGAACGCGCGGACCCCGGGCTCGCCGACCGGATCGGCGGGATCGTCACGCGCCGAGTGCTCCCCGCGGTCGCGACCGGGAACGCCGAGCGGTTCGGCGCCGCGGTCGCGGAGATCGGTCGGCTCAACGGCGCCTGGTACGCCGACGAGCAGGGGGGCGTCTATCGCCCGCCCGTCGGCGACGTGGTGGCGTCGCTTTCGGGGTCGGCCGCGGTGTTCGGCGCGGGCCAGTCCTCGTGGGGCCCGACCGTGTACGGCGTCACGGACGCCGCGAACGCCGACGCAGCGGCGGCGGCGGGCGAGCGCGCGCTGGCGGAGGCGGGCGTGGGCGGGTCGGTCGCGGTCGCCCGCGCCGCCGAGGGCGGGGCGCGGGTGACGGAGTAG
- a CDS encoding cupin domain-containing protein, with translation MDVVSDADVEAAEAVDDVFLTQGAVGEDTSIQRFVIEPGAEVPEHDHPHEQIGVVTEGALTFLVDGEELVVEAGDTYSIPGDEPHAARNDGDEAVVGYDIFSPPRANPDWRE, from the coding sequence ATGGACGTCGTATCCGACGCGGACGTCGAGGCGGCCGAGGCGGTCGACGACGTGTTCCTCACGCAAGGCGCGGTCGGCGAGGACACCAGCATCCAGCGCTTCGTCATCGAACCCGGCGCCGAAGTGCCCGAGCACGACCACCCGCACGAGCAGATCGGCGTCGTCACCGAGGGGGCGCTCACGTTCCTCGTCGACGGCGAGGAGCTGGTCGTCGAGGCCGGCGACACCTACAGCATCCCCGGCGACGAGCCGCACGCCGCGCGCAACGACGGCGACGAGGCGGTCGTGGGGTACGACATCTTCTCGCCGCCGCGCGCGAACCCGGACTGGCGGGAGTGA
- a CDS encoding YcaO-like family protein, with the protein MDIALVGEGPAVDAVSTALGDVDVNVMPVEPGLLDGFDLAVVVDTAGSDAFAAANDALDRWVGIEVGGLGGVPLADVDAVVTVFDEACYDCLRARVASGGAEPADAPKGRRSAVRYAGALAGRRVIRLLAGDPVADTVVEVPGAERTLLPVPGCDCGDAPGDALPREHAERSLAESIDRAERAVDPRIGALSEVGERESFPVPYYVARVADTTPFSDARAAEFGGGVDAGWDAAFMKALGEGLERYAAGVYREASFTRAPAANVPSPVTPDAFVRPDDAESYDRDDGLAWVTGESLATGEPASLPAEFVHFPPPERRYRPAITTGLGLGNSGPEAALSGLYEAIERDATMTSWYSTTEPLGLEVEDSTFAELEKRARAESLSVTPLLVTTDVDVPVVAVGVHRDGDWPRFAAGSGADLDPVAAARSALAEALQNWTELRSMGPEAAAEEGAAIGHHADFPDETRAFFDPDASVPADALGEPAVSGTDELEAVVDRVETVGLEPYVARLTTRDLAGMGFEAVRVLVPGAQPLFTGDPFFGDRARDVPRSMGFEPELEKEYHPFP; encoded by the coding sequence ATGGATATCGCACTTGTCGGCGAGGGGCCCGCGGTCGACGCCGTCTCGACCGCGCTCGGCGATGTCGACGTGAACGTGATGCCGGTCGAGCCGGGGCTGCTGGACGGCTTCGACCTCGCTGTCGTGGTCGACACCGCGGGGTCGGACGCGTTCGCGGCCGCGAACGACGCCCTCGACCGATGGGTCGGGATCGAGGTGGGCGGGCTCGGCGGCGTCCCGCTCGCGGACGTCGATGCCGTGGTCACCGTCTTCGACGAGGCCTGCTACGACTGCCTCCGGGCCCGGGTCGCGAGCGGCGGGGCGGAGCCGGCGGACGCCCCGAAGGGCCGCCGGTCGGCGGTGCGCTACGCCGGCGCGCTCGCAGGGCGCCGCGTCATCCGGCTGCTCGCGGGCGACCCGGTCGCCGACACGGTCGTCGAGGTGCCGGGCGCGGAGCGGACTCTGCTCCCGGTCCCCGGCTGCGACTGCGGCGACGCCCCTGGCGACGCGCTCCCGCGGGAGCACGCGGAGCGCTCCCTCGCCGAGTCGATCGACCGCGCGGAGCGGGCGGTCGACCCCCGGATCGGCGCGCTCTCGGAGGTCGGCGAGCGGGAGTCGTTCCCGGTACCGTACTACGTCGCACGCGTCGCCGACACGACGCCCTTCTCCGACGCCCGTGCCGCCGAGTTCGGCGGCGGCGTCGACGCCGGCTGGGACGCGGCGTTCATGAAGGCGCTCGGCGAGGGGTTAGAGCGGTACGCGGCGGGCGTCTACCGCGAGGCGTCGTTCACGCGCGCGCCGGCCGCGAACGTCCCGAGCCCGGTGACGCCCGACGCGTTCGTGCGCCCCGACGACGCCGAGTCGTACGACCGCGACGACGGCCTCGCGTGGGTCACGGGAGAGTCCCTCGCGACGGGCGAGCCGGCGAGCCTCCCGGCGGAGTTCGTCCACTTCCCGCCGCCGGAGCGGCGGTACCGCCCCGCGATCACGACCGGGCTCGGACTCGGCAACTCCGGGCCGGAGGCCGCGCTGTCGGGGCTGTACGAGGCGATCGAGCGGGACGCGACGATGACGAGCTGGTACTCGACGACGGAGCCGCTCGGGCTCGAGGTGGAGGACTCGACGTTCGCCGAGCTGGAGAAGCGCGCGCGGGCCGAGTCGCTGTCGGTGACGCCCCTGCTCGTCACGACCGACGTCGACGTGCCCGTCGTCGCCGTCGGCGTTCACCGCGACGGAGACTGGCCCCGGTTCGCGGCCGGCTCGGGCGCCGACCTCGACCCGGTCGCGGCGGCCCGGAGCGCGCTCGCGGAGGCGCTTCAGAACTGGACGGAGCTCCGGTCGATGGGCCCGGAGGCGGCCGCGGAGGAGGGCGCCGCGATCGGCCACCACGCCGACTTCCCCGACGAGACGCGGGCGTTCTTCGACCCGGACGCGAGCGTCCCGGCCGACGCGCTCGGCGAGCCGGCGGTCTCGGGCACGGACGAGCTGGAGGCCGTCGTCGACCGCGTCGAGACCGTCGGGCTGGAGCCGTACGTCGCCCGGCTCACGACCCGCGACCTCGCCGGTATGGGGTTCGAGGCGGTCCGCGTGCTCGTCCCCGGCGCGCAGCCGCTGTTCACCGGCGACCCCTTCTTCGGCGACCGCGCCCGCGACGTGCCGCGGTCGATGGGGTTCGAGCCCGAACTGGAGAAGGAGTACCACCCGTTCCCGTAG
- the tbsP gene encoding transcriptional regulator TbsP encodes MVSNLLETDVENVLDTAFADADEELLVVDPSAETIVSLVEAATGRDDLPKLSMLADERTLKEVTDDFLVASKAADLVADGSLGLRVLSADVDNALFVSPSRVVVLVSAGEHVAALSTEEGEFVDEVFATHRDAFEAAEEYGLRTPALSRVRETMAAEIGEATRDDFDAVLASMEAADAALDEVTVSLLVAAKNDVLLYDISKWGEDVGIASKATFSRTKTRLEDLGIIDTEKVPIDVGRPRLRLKLGDDRLHGVDADELAAVASELMA; translated from the coding sequence ATGGTGTCGAATTTACTGGAGACGGACGTCGAGAACGTCCTCGACACGGCGTTCGCCGACGCCGACGAGGAGCTCCTCGTCGTCGACCCCTCCGCGGAGACGATCGTATCGCTCGTCGAGGCGGCGACCGGTCGCGACGACCTACCGAAGCTGTCGATGCTGGCCGACGAGCGGACGCTGAAGGAGGTGACGGACGACTTCCTCGTCGCGTCGAAGGCGGCCGACCTCGTCGCCGACGGCTCGCTCGGGCTCCGCGTGCTCTCGGCGGACGTCGACAACGCGCTGTTCGTCTCTCCCTCGCGGGTGGTCGTCCTCGTGAGCGCGGGCGAGCACGTCGCCGCGCTCTCGACGGAAGAGGGGGAGTTCGTCGACGAGGTGTTCGCGACGCACCGCGACGCCTTCGAGGCGGCCGAGGAGTACGGGCTCCGAACGCCGGCGCTCAGCCGCGTCCGCGAGACGATGGCCGCCGAGATCGGCGAGGCCACCCGCGACGACTTCGACGCCGTGCTCGCGTCGATGGAGGCGGCCGACGCCGCGCTCGACGAGGTGACCGTCTCGCTGCTCGTCGCCGCGAAGAACGACGTGCTCCTCTACGACATCTCGAAGTGGGGCGAGGACGTCGGGATCGCCTCGAAGGCGACGTTCTCCCGAACGAAGACCCGGCTGGAGGACCTCGGGATCATCGACACCGAGAAGGTCCCGATCGACGTCGGCCGACCCCGCCTCCGGCTCAAGCTCGGCGACGACCGGCTCCACGGCGTCGACGCCGACGAGCTCGCGGCGGTCGCGAGCGAACTGATGGCCTGA